One part of the Algibacter sp. L1A34 genome encodes these proteins:
- a CDS encoding ATP-dependent DNA helicase RecQ, giving the protein MLTVKKEIHSALKKYFGFNKFKGLQEDVVTSIITGNHTFVIMPTGGGKSLCYQLPALMQEGTAIIVSPLIALMKNQVDAIRGISDEEGVAHVLNSSLNKTEVKRVKEDIVNGVTKLLYVAPESLTKEENVEFLRTVKISFMAVDEAHCISEWGHDFRPEYRNLRHIIGRIGDNIPIIGLTATATPKVQEDIIKNLGISGATTFKASFNRPNLYYEVRSKTKNVDADIIRFVKQNDGKSGIIYCLSRKRVEELAQVLQVNGVNALPYHAGLDAKTRSSHQDKFLMEDCDVIVATIAFGMGIDKPDVRFVIHHDIPKSIESYYQETGRAGRDGGEGHCLAYYAYKDIEKLEKFMSGKPVAEQEIGHALLQEVVAFAETSMSRRKFILHYFGEEFDNETGDGGEMDDNVRHPKKKGEAKEQVKLLLETISNTNEKYKSKDLVNVLTGKENALINSHKTNEQVFFGKGKEKDTKYWMALLRQVLVAGFLKKDIETYGVIKLKDSGRDFIQNPVSFMMTEDHIFDGAQEDGSIITAAKGANAVADAVLMRMLKDLRKKNAKKLGVPPFVVFQDPSLEDMALKYPVTIVELGNVHGVGDGKAKKYGKDFVALIAQYVEDNDITRPDDLVVKSTGSNSANKLYIIQNVDRKLPLDDIASSKGMSMGDFIKEMEAIVYSGTKLNITYWIDDILDEDQQEEIHEYFMESNTDSITDAIEEFDGDYDDDELRLYRIKFISEVAN; this is encoded by the coding sequence ATGTTGACAGTTAAAAAAGAAATACATAGTGCCTTAAAAAAATATTTTGGATTCAATAAATTCAAAGGCCTACAAGAAGATGTAGTAACAAGTATTATTACGGGTAATCACACATTTGTGATTATGCCAACGGGTGGAGGTAAATCGCTATGTTACCAATTGCCTGCATTAATGCAAGAGGGAACAGCAATAATTGTATCTCCTTTAATTGCATTAATGAAAAACCAAGTGGATGCTATTCGAGGGATTTCGGATGAGGAAGGCGTTGCACACGTTTTAAATTCATCTTTAAATAAAACCGAAGTTAAACGCGTAAAGGAAGATATCGTAAATGGTGTAACTAAATTACTATATGTAGCCCCAGAATCGTTAACAAAAGAGGAAAATGTTGAGTTTTTACGTACTGTAAAAATATCGTTCATGGCCGTAGATGAGGCACACTGTATAAGTGAGTGGGGACATGATTTTAGACCAGAATACAGAAACTTAAGACATATAATAGGCCGTATTGGTGATAATATTCCAATTATTGGCCTAACCGCAACAGCAACTCCAAAAGTTCAAGAAGATATTATTAAAAACTTAGGGATTTCTGGAGCAACAACTTTTAAAGCATCCTTTAATAGGCCAAATTTATATTACGAGGTACGCTCAAAAACTAAAAATGTAGATGCCGATATTATTCGTTTTGTAAAACAAAACGATGGTAAATCTGGAATTATATATTGTTTAAGTCGCAAGCGCGTAGAAGAGTTAGCCCAAGTACTGCAAGTAAACGGTGTAAATGCTTTACCGTATCACGCAGGTTTAGATGCTAAAACAAGATCTAGCCATCAAGACAAATTCTTAATGGAAGATTGCGATGTTATTGTAGCCACTATTGCTTTTGGAATGGGGATAGATAAACCCGATGTGCGTTTTGTAATCCATCACGATATTCCAAAAAGTATAGAAAGTTATTACCAAGAAACAGGTAGAGCAGGTAGAGATGGTGGCGAAGGACATTGTTTGGCTTATTACGCTTATAAAGATATTGAAAAGCTAGAAAAATTTATGTCTGGCAAACCTGTGGCAGAGCAAGAAATTGGTCATGCCTTATTGCAAGAAGTGGTTGCTTTCGCAGAAACATCTATGTCACGGCGTAAATTTATTCTTCATTATTTTGGTGAAGAATTTGATAACGAGACAGGCGATGGAGGCGAAATGGATGATAACGTTAGACATCCTAAAAAGAAAGGTGAAGCTAAGGAACAAGTTAAATTATTACTAGAAACCATTTCTAATACAAACGAAAAGTACAAATCTAAAGATTTAGTAAACGTACTTACGGGCAAAGAAAACGCACTTATAAATTCTCATAAAACTAATGAGCAAGTCTTTTTTGGAAAAGGAAAAGAGAAAGATACCAAATATTGGATGGCACTTTTACGCCAAGTATTAGTTGCTGGATTTCTTAAAAAGGATATTGAAACCTATGGCGTTATAAAATTAAAAGATTCTGGTCGTGATTTTATACAAAACCCAGTATCTTTCATGATGACGGAAGATCATATTTTTGATGGCGCACAAGAAGATGGTTCTATAATTACAGCTGCAAAAGGCGCAAATGCCGTTGCCGATGCCGTTTTAATGCGTATGCTTAAAGATTTACGAAAAAAGAATGCCAAAAAACTCGGCGTGCCACCATTTGTGGTTTTTCAAGATCCATCGCTAGAAGATATGGCGCTTAAATACCCTGTAACCATTGTAGAACTTGGTAATGTACACGGTGTAGGAGATGGGAAAGCTAAAAAATATGGTAAGGATTTCGTGGCGCTTATAGCGCAATATGTAGAAGATAACGACATCACGCGTCCCGACGATTTAGTTGTAAAATCTACAGGAAGTAATTCTGCAAACAAGCTATATATTATTCAAAATGTTGATAGAAAATTACCACTAGATGATATTGCATCATCCAAAGGTATGTCTATGGGCGATTTCATTAAAGAAATGGAAGCCATTGTGTATTCGGGAACTAAATTGAATATCACTTACTGGATAGATGATATTCTCGACGAAGATCAACAAGAAGAAATTCACGAGTATTTCATGGAGTCGAATACCGATAGTATTACAGATGCCATAGAGGAATTCGATGGTGATTACGACGATGATGAACTACGATTATACCGAATTAAATTTATTAGTGAAGTAGCCAATTAG
- a CDS encoding SPFH domain-containing protein codes for MKEEKIIVPANGYLILFLTALLFCGSIFLAIFTKESSFFTITLTVFFFIPGFLMVQPNNARVLLLFGKYVGTVKKNGLFWVLPFYTKKKISLRARNFDSERLKVNDKLGNPIMISTILVWRVKDTYKAAFDVDDFENFVRVQTDAAVRKLASMYPYDNFADEGLTEDITLRSSVNEVSEALEKEIEERLSIAGIEVLEARIGYLAYAQEIANAMLKRQQATAIVAARHKIVEGAVSMVEMALAELGKKQIVDLDEDRKAAMVSNLMVILCGDKDASPVLNTGTLNQ; via the coding sequence ATGAAAGAAGAAAAAATTATTGTTCCTGCAAACGGTTATCTTATTCTATTTTTAACGGCTCTTCTTTTTTGCGGAAGTATATTTCTAGCTATTTTCACAAAAGAATCTTCTTTTTTCACCATAACACTTACCGTCTTTTTCTTTATTCCAGGATTTTTAATGGTGCAACCAAACAACGCAAGAGTATTATTGCTCTTCGGAAAATATGTGGGAACCGTTAAAAAGAATGGTCTGTTTTGGGTATTACCTTTTTATACTAAGAAAAAAATTTCCTTACGTGCTAGAAATTTTGATAGTGAGCGTTTAAAAGTAAACGACAAACTAGGTAACCCAATTATGATTAGTACCATTTTAGTTTGGCGCGTAAAAGACACATATAAAGCTGCTTTTGACGTGGACGATTTTGAAAATTTTGTACGTGTACAAACCGATGCTGCTGTTAGAAAACTTGCAAGTATGTATCCGTATGATAATTTTGCAGATGAAGGTTTAACCGAAGACATTACACTAAGATCGAGCGTGAATGAAGTTAGCGAAGCTTTAGAAAAGGAAATAGAAGAACGCTTATCTATTGCAGGAATTGAAGTTTTAGAGGCTAGAATTGGCTACTTAGCCTATGCTCAAGAAATTGCAAATGCGATGCTAAAACGCCAACAAGCAACAGCTATTGTTGCCGCCAGACATAAAATTGTTGAAGGTGCTGTTAGCATGGTTGAAATGGCTCTAGCAGAATTAGGTAAAAAACAAATTGTAGATTTAGATGAAGATCGTAAAGCCGCTATGGTTAGTAACTTAATGGTGATACTTTGTGGTGATAAGGATGCCTCTCCCGTGTTGAACACAGGAACTTTAAATCAATAA
- the tatC gene encoding twin-arginine translocase subunit TatC has protein sequence MAKKDINEMSFLDHLEDLRWHLIRICSAVMIVATLAYIFSRFIFDEIIFAPLHMDFPTYDFLCKAAQFLGVTTTFCADKIPLILQNRTMAGQFSADIWTAILGGFIISFPYVIYQLWSFISPGLHSKERKHSRGFIIICSLLFFLGVLFGYYIITPLSINFLANYSISAMVDNQIDISSYIALVRASALASGLIFELPIIIYFLTKIGLVTPEFLKKYRKYAMVIVLILSAIITPPDIASQVIVAIPIIILYQVSITISKIVIRNQKRKEKKNVRVS, from the coding sequence ATGGCGAAGAAGGATATTAATGAGATGTCTTTTTTAGACCATCTTGAGGATTTACGTTGGCACTTAATTCGAATTTGCTCGGCCGTAATGATTGTGGCAACGTTAGCATATATTTTTAGTCGTTTTATTTTCGACGAAATTATTTTTGCGCCACTACATATGGATTTCCCTACATACGATTTTCTATGTAAAGCAGCACAATTCCTAGGTGTAACTACCACATTTTGCGCCGATAAAATTCCTCTAATATTACAAAACCGGACCATGGCTGGGCAGTTTTCTGCCGATATTTGGACTGCTATTTTGGGTGGTTTCATAATTTCGTTCCCTTACGTTATTTACCAATTGTGGAGTTTTATTAGTCCAGGTTTGCATAGTAAAGAACGTAAACATTCACGTGGTTTTATCATTATTTGCTCACTCTTATTCTTTTTAGGTGTGCTTTTTGGCTACTATATTATTACACCGCTATCTATTAACTTTTTGGCAAATTATAGTATTTCCGCCATGGTGGATAACCAAATTGATATTAGCTCATATATCGCTTTAGTTCGTGCTTCGGCATTAGCGTCTGGCCTAATTTTCGAATTACCAATCATCATTTATTTTTTAACCAAAATAGGTTTGGTTACTCCAGAGTTCTTAAAAAAATATCGAAAATATGCTATGGTAATCGTATTAATTCTGTCGGCCATAATTACACCTCCAGATATTGCTAGTCAAGTTATTGTGGCTATTCCTATTATAATTTTATATCAAGTAAGTATTACTATTTCTAAAATAGTGATTAGAAATCAAAAACGAAAAGAGAAAAAAAATGTCAGAGTCAGTTAA
- a CDS encoding Arc family DNA-binding protein: protein MAKKKAFALRINEDMLKAIEKWAADEFRSTNGQLEWMLNESLKKAKRNPKPKNNSSD from the coding sequence ATGGCTAAAAAAAAGGCTTTTGCATTACGTATTAATGAGGATATGCTAAAGGCTATTGAGAAATGGGCTGCGGATGAGTTCCGCAGCACTAATGGACAGTTGGAATGGATGCTTAATGAAAGTTTAAAAAAAGCTAAGCGCAACCCAAAACCTAAAAATAATTCCTCGGATTAA
- a CDS encoding TerC family protein: MLENIFTLLMLILLQAVLGFDNLLYISLESKKAPETEQKRVRKVGILIAIVLRIVLLFVLVSIIGFFKEPFSFLTGGIADILHFAFNGHSIIVLVGGGFIIYTAIKEIWHMISNHDLTHNVEGGGKRLKSANAVITSIVIMNLVFSFDSILAAIGLTSHLESSTTAFIIMAIAIVVSGLLMLVMADKISSFLAKNRMYEVLGLFILFIVGIMLVTEGGHLAHINIFGENIEPMSKTTFYFVLAVLVIVDVVQGRYQKKLLKEQASKNK, from the coding sequence ATGTTAGAAAACATTTTCACGCTATTAATGCTAATTCTTTTACAAGCCGTTTTAGGATTCGATAACTTATTATACATTTCTTTAGAAAGTAAAAAAGCCCCAGAAACAGAACAAAAACGTGTTCGTAAAGTGGGGATTTTAATTGCTATTGTTTTAAGAATTGTACTTTTATTTGTATTAGTTTCAATTATTGGGTTTTTTAAAGAACCGTTTTCATTCTTAACAGGCGGTATAGCAGATATTCTTCATTTTGCATTTAATGGTCACAGTATTATTGTTTTAGTCGGTGGCGGATTCATAATTTATACGGCAATAAAGGAAATTTGGCATATGATTTCTAATCACGATTTAACGCATAATGTAGAAGGAGGTGGTAAACGTTTAAAATCTGCCAACGCCGTAATTACGAGTATTGTAATTATGAATTTAGTGTTTTCATTTGATTCTATTTTGGCTGCTATTGGTCTTACTAGTCATTTAGAGAGTAGTACAACAGCATTTATTATAATGGCAATTGCTATTGTGGTAAGCGGATTGTTAATGCTCGTTATGGCCGATAAAATTTCTTCGTTTTTGGCAAAAAATCGTATGTACGAAGTGCTTGGGTTGTTTATTCTGTTTATAGTTGGGATTATGCTAGTTACCGAGGGAGGTCATTTAGCACACATTAATATATTTGGTGAAAATATTGAGCCAATGAGTAAAACCACTTTCTATTTTGTATTAGCCGTTTTGGTTATTGTAGATGTAGTACAAGGACGTTACCAAAAGAAATTATTAAAAGAACAAGCATCAAAAAACAAATAA
- a CDS encoding SIS domain-containing protein, whose product MSTENSIIETAKQTIEMESKAILNLSSLVTKDFAAAVNLIYNSKGRVIITGIGKSAIIGNKIVATLNSTGTPAIFMHAADAIHGDLGLILNDDVVICLSKSGNTPEIKVIIPLIKRANNKMIAITGNVNSFLAQHADYVLNAYVEKEACPNNLAPTTSTTAQLVIGDALAVCLLNLRGFSSTDFAKYHPGGALGKKLYLRVEDISSTNEKPAVNGDASIKEVIVEITAKMLGVTAVVENNEIIGIITDGDLRRMLTKVDDFSKLIAKDIMGANPKRIQSNAMAIEALEVMEANDISQLLVEENGKYAGVVHLHDLIKEGII is encoded by the coding sequence TTGAGTACAGAAAATTCTATTATTGAAACTGCTAAGCAAACAATTGAAATGGAAAGCAAAGCCATTTTAAACTTATCTAGCTTAGTAACAAAAGATTTTGCAGCTGCTGTAAATCTAATTTATAACTCCAAAGGACGCGTTATTATTACAGGTATTGGTAAAAGTGCCATTATTGGAAATAAAATTGTTGCTACTTTAAACTCCACCGGAACCCCTGCTATTTTCATGCATGCTGCCGATGCCATACACGGTGATTTGGGTTTGATTTTAAACGATGATGTGGTAATCTGTTTATCAAAAAGTGGTAACACTCCAGAAATTAAAGTGATAATTCCATTAATAAAACGTGCTAATAATAAAATGATTGCCATAACAGGAAATGTAAATTCCTTTTTAGCGCAACATGCTGATTATGTTTTAAATGCATACGTTGAAAAAGAAGCATGCCCAAACAATTTAGCTCCAACAACAAGTACTACAGCACAATTAGTAATTGGTGATGCTCTTGCAGTTTGCTTATTAAACTTACGCGGATTTTCGAGTACAGATTTCGCAAAATACCACCCAGGTGGTGCACTTGGTAAAAAACTATATTTAAGGGTTGAAGATATCTCTTCTACCAACGAAAAACCTGCAGTAAATGGCGATGCTAGCATCAAAGAGGTTATTGTAGAAATTACAGCAAAAATGCTTGGTGTAACCGCCGTTGTAGAAAACAACGAAATTATTGGTATAATTACAGACGGTGATTTACGTAGAATGTTAACTAAGGTTGACGATTTCTCTAAACTAATTGCTAAAGATATTATGGGTGCCAACCCTAAACGCATACAGTCTAACGCTATGGCCATAGAAGCTTTAGAGGTTATGGAAGCTAACGATATTTCTCAGCTTTTAGTTGAAGAAAACGGAAAGTATGCAGGTGTGGTTCACTTACACGATTTAATTAAAGAAGGCATTATATAA
- a CDS encoding carboxymuconolactone decarboxylase family protein — translation MSESVKEFNDYRSKMNDKILGDNNKIIKRIFNLDTNAFAEGALDVKTKELLGLVASAVLRCDDCVKYHLETSYKIGLKKEEVVEALGIATLVGGTIVIPHLRRAYEFWDALEEDSKTQ, via the coding sequence ATGTCAGAGTCAGTTAAAGAATTCAACGATTACCGTTCTAAAATGAACGATAAAATTTTAGGTGATAATAATAAGATTATAAAACGCATTTTTAACTTAGATACTAACGCTTTCGCGGAAGGAGCTCTCGATGTTAAAACCAAAGAATTACTTGGCTTGGTAGCTTCGGCTGTTCTACGCTGCGACGATTGCGTGAAATACCACCTAGAAACCAGTTATAAAATTGGGTTAAAAAAAGAAGAAGTTGTAGAAGCTTTGGGTATTGCAACACTAGTTGGCGGAACTATTGTAATTCCGCATTTACGAAGAGCTTATGAGTTTTGGGATGCTTTAGAAGAAGATAGCAAAACCCAATAA
- the lptB gene encoding LPS export ABC transporter ATP-binding protein produces the protein MILKAENLMKSYSGRKVVKDISLEVNQGEIVGLLGPNGAGKTTSFYMIVGLVKPNGGHIFLDNKEITNYPMYKRAQHGIGYLAQEASVFRKLSIEDNILSVLQLTKLSKKEQVYKMESLIEEFGLGHIRKSRGDLLSGGERRRTEIARALATDPSFILLDEPFAGVDPVAVEDIQRIVAQLTKKNIGILITDHNVQETLAITDRTYLMFEGSILKAGEPEELASDEMVRKVYLGQNFELRKKKIRD, from the coding sequence ATGATTTTAAAAGCCGAAAATTTAATGAAGTCCTACAGCGGACGAAAAGTTGTAAAAGATATTTCTCTTGAAGTTAATCAAGGTGAAATTGTTGGACTTTTAGGCCCTAATGGTGCCGGAAAAACAACTTCTTTTTACATGATTGTAGGTTTGGTAAAACCTAACGGCGGACATATTTTTCTTGATAATAAAGAAATCACCAACTACCCGATGTACAAACGTGCACAACATGGTATTGGTTATTTAGCACAAGAAGCTTCGGTTTTTAGAAAATTAAGTATTGAAGATAATATTTTAAGTGTGTTGCAACTTACTAAACTGAGTAAAAAAGAGCAAGTATACAAAATGGAATCGCTTATTGAAGAGTTTGGTTTAGGACATATTAGAAAATCTCGAGGCGATTTATTATCTGGTGGAGAACGTCGAAGAACAGAAATTGCTCGTGCTCTTGCAACCGACCCTAGTTTTATTTTATTAGATGAACCTTTTGCAGGTGTAGATCCTGTGGCTGTTGAGGATATTCAACGTATTGTAGCACAACTTACCAAAAAAAATATTGGAATCTTAATTACCGATCATAACGTACAAGAAACCCTTGCCATTACCGATAGAACATACTTAATGTTTGAAGGTAGTATTTTAAAAGCCGGTGAACCCGAAGAACTTGCTAGTGACGAAATGGTGCGTAAGGTATATTTAGGTCAGAATTTCGAGTTACGTAAAAAGAAAATTCGTGATTAA